The Gemmatimonadaceae bacterium genome segment GTGAACTGACTCCTTCCGTTGCCTCCGTCTGATCGATGGGTGGGAAGTGACCGTGGCGTCGTCGGTTAGGCGGTTAGGCGGTCGGGGTTTCCATCATAGTTCGGGCGTCGAGGCCCAGCGGTGCACTTTGGGACCTCGACACGCGTACGTCGGTGTCGCTGCGCACGCGTGGGTGTACCGTGTCGAGATGCCGTCGACCGCACGTCGCGGCTCAGCGCTCGAAGAGCTCGGCCGCGAGCGTGCTGCGCGTGATGCCCAGGTGCTCCGCCACGTCGGCGAGGATACCGGCGAGGGTCCCGATGCGGAGACTGGCGTGATCGGGGATGGTGACGTGATGTTCGCGGCCCTGCTGCGTGGTGAGCCGGAGGTGGCTCCGGTTTCCCGCATCACGGCGTATCTGTATCGGCGTAAGGCCCGGGCGAGTGCGCGGCCGGGGAGATCGCGGGGAGCCGCACCGTTAGGCGGCCATGACTTCGTCGTGGACCAGGTGGAGTCGGATCACCTTCGGGCGATCGGCACCGCCTCGCGAATCGCGGTGTGTGCGCAGCGGGTCGAGGTCGTCCGCCTCGGCTTCGCTCGCGGCGAACAAGCGAGGCGCGCGTTCATCCAAATGCGGCCACAGTTTCGCCACCTTCTCGGCCAATCCGCGGGGGTCGGGCACAGCGCGAATCTACCCGCATCCGCCGAACTTGTAGAGGTTATTTCTTGACGACGCCTTAGGTCCGTGGAGCAGTGGCGCGGTCCTCGTACAGGTAAACCGTCGGCTCCGAGTCCGTACCATCCTCGTTCAAGTCCTCGTAGCGCGCGATAAGGGCACGTGAAGGATACAGTAGTCGGGCCCTGCATCCCCACATTGCGGCCAGTGTCTCTCCAATGTAGCGATACACCGACCTATCGAGCACAGATGTGTCACTTGGCACCAACTCGCGAACGTGAAGCAAATTCAAGACACGCTCGACGGCCGTGTGATCCCCGTTTGCGTGTTTCCACCAATCATCGAAGCTGGACTCCGTGAAACCGTCTGCTCGAAAGATGCATCCTCGATGCTCGATGAGATCCGGCCAGAAGAGTTTGGCGAATGCTGCTGCAAGCTCGACACTGCCGCGTGTCTCGATGTAATTCTTGAACGTGTACTCCCAGTGGGCCTCCGACCTAAGAGCCGTGAAATCTGGGAGAAGCGCAGCATCCAATGGCACATCTGTGCGTTCCATGCTGTTGCCTTGTTAGTGCGAGTCGTTGGGCGGAGGTGTCTCTTTCTTCTCGTCTTCAGTAGCAGGCCGAGGCTGGCCCTTTTGGTTTAATTTGCCGTTTGGACCTGTCACGTATTCATGCGTGTGTGCGCCGTCGCATCCATGCCCTGCTCGGGCGCACGTGCGGGTCGTCGCATTCCCGTCTGGGCCGTATCGCACGGCCTGTCCCGGCTTCGTCACCGTCGTGTTCGGCGGGCCGCCTACCAACGGAATGTCGTTCGCTGATCGGCTGCTTTCAAGTTTGCTCCCAATTGCTAAACCGATGGATGTCCCCAATGCCGAAAGACCGAGCGTGAGCTCGGGACCCGCAAGGGTGCACAATCCAAGCGTGACCGTTGCACAGGCCGTTGTGATCACCACCCCTGCGCCAGCGCCAGCAACGGTACCAACTAAAGCGGCCATGGATTCGCACGAACCGGGCGGATCGCATGCTCGTGGCGACAGCCCAAACGGGTCACTGAAGTTCACGGGGTCCCCGTTCGCGTACCCGTACGCATTCAATCCGCCGGCGAGCCCGAGAGGGTCTTCCTGCGTGAACTGACTCCTTCTGTTGCCTCCGTACGATCGGCGGGTGGCAAATGACCGTGGCGTCGTCAGTTAGGCGGTGAGGCGATCGGCGGTTCCATCATACTTTTGGTGTCGAGACCCAGCGGTGCACTTTGGGACCTCGACACACGTACGTCGGTGTCGCCGCTCACGCGTGAGGCGTACCGTGGGGAGATGCGGTCGGCGGTACGTGGCGGCTCAGCGCTCGAAGAGCTCGGCCGCGAGTGTGCTGCGCGCGTGAGCTTCACGTGCTCCGCCACATCGGCGAGGATGGTGGCGAGGATGTCGATGCGGAGACTCGCGTGATCGGGGATGGTGACGTGATGTTCGCCAAGCTCCAGCGCCTGCGCTGCCTCCCCAAAGCTTAGCAACATGTCGTCTTCGCCATGCTCAACAGCGGCCTCCTTCTCCACGGCTAACGCAACAAGCCCGGCCAGATTCCTCCGGCCGGGCTTCGCTGCAAACATGCTCACGCCCTACAGGCGACGAGAAGGGGAGCGACTGCTCTCGTCCAGCCCTCTACACCGACTTTAACACCTCAGAGCTAACCAACATACGTC includes the following:
- a CDS encoding RHS repeat-associated core domain-containing protein, with translation MTTPRSFATRRSYGGNRRSQFTQEDPLGLAGGLNAYGYANGDPVNFSDPFGLSPRACDPPGSCESMAALVGTVAGAGAGVVITTACATVTLGLCTLAGPELTLGLSALGTSIGLAIGSKLESSRSANDIPLVGGPPNTTVTKPGQAVRYGPDGNATTRTCARAGHGCDGAHTHEYVTGPNGKLNQKGQPRPATEDEKKETPPPNDSH